Proteins co-encoded in one Odontesthes bonariensis isolate fOdoBon6 chromosome 24, fOdoBon6.hap1, whole genome shotgun sequence genomic window:
- the LOC142375448 gene encoding gap junction Cx32.2 protein-like: protein MGDWSYLSSLLDKVQSHSTVVGKIWMSVLFLFRIFVLGAAADKVWGDEVSEFYCDSMEPGCEHACYNWKFPISYIHYWVLQITFVSTPTLLYLGYAVHIIHREKRLMGQLQEGATLRKARYTDDRGKVKITGILFCTYMTQLTFKILLEVGFSVGQFYIFGSVFMVSFFHCQCPPCAHYSGAQCYISRPTEKTIFVIFMLVVSGISVLLNIIEMIYLLCHKRRGAVKRLLDQQHVLSSQHYPPNPAWGVNQCGGFPLLPLPVHSLPAGSADGKEKDT from the coding sequence ATGGGTGACTGGTCGTACCTGTCCTCACTGCTGGACAAAGTCCAGTCTCACTCCACTGTGGTGGGGAAGATTTGGATGAGcgtcctcttcctcttcaggaTCTTTGTTTTGGGGGCAGCTGCAGACAAAGTTTGGGGAGATGAAGTGTCAGAGTTCTACTGTGACTCCATGGAACCAGGATGTGAACATGCCTGCTACAACTGGAAGTTTCCAATATCCTACATCCATTACTGGGTTCTGCAGATCACCTTTGTGTCAACACCCACCCTGCTCTACCTGGGCTATGCTGTGCACATCATTCACAGAGAGAAAAGGCTGATGGGGCAGCTTCAAGAGGGAGCCACGCTCAGGAAAGCCAGGTATACAGATGACAGAGGGAAGGTGAAGATAACAGGAATCCTCTTCTGCACTTACATGACCCAGCTGACTTTTAAGATCCTGCTGGAAGTGGGATTCAGCGTGGGCCAGTTCTACATCTTTGGCTCGGTGTTCATGGTCTCCTTCTTTCACTGTCAGTGCCCACCTTGTGCCCACTACAGCGGAGCCCAGTGTTACATATCCCGTCCAACTGAGAAAACCATCTTTGTCATCTTCATGCTTGTAGTTTCAGGCATTTCTGTGCTCCTCAACATAATTGAAATGATATACCTGCTCTGTCACAAGAGGAGAGGTGCAGTGAAACGTCTCTTAGATCAGCAGCATGTGCTCAGTTCCCAGCACTACCCACCCAACCCAGCCTGGGGGGTCAACCAGTGTGGAGGCTTCCCCCTGCTGCCCCTGCCTGTTCACAGCCTGCCGGCCGGCAGCGCTGATGGGAAAGAGAAGGACACCTGA